A genome region from Actinobacillus arthritidis includes the following:
- a CDS encoding DMSO/selenate family reductase complex B subunit — MEQYGFYFDSERCTGCKTCELACKDYKDLGTDVNFRRIYEYAGGNWVQGNDGCWNQDVFAYYMSISCNHCDDPACVKVCPTGAMHKNADGFVMVNEDTCIGCRYCSMACPYDAPQYSASKGHMTKCDGCYSRVKDGQQPICVESCPLRALDFAPIKELRAKYGDQASIAPLPSADLTKPNLVIKANKHARPSGDTTGFLANPREV, encoded by the coding sequence ATGGAACAATATGGTTTTTATTTCGATTCTGAACGTTGCACAGGTTGTAAAACTTGCGAATTAGCGTGCAAGGATTATAAAGATTTAGGTACTGATGTGAATTTCCGCCGCATTTATGAATATGCCGGCGGGAATTGGGTGCAAGGTAATGACGGTTGTTGGAACCAAGATGTCTTTGCTTACTATATGTCGATTTCGTGTAACCATTGTGATGACCCGGCGTGTGTGAAAGTGTGTCCGACCGGTGCAATGCACAAAAATGCAGACGGTTTTGTGATGGTAAATGAAGACACCTGTATTGGCTGTCGCTATTGTAGTATGGCGTGTCCTTACGATGCACCGCAATACAGTGCAAGCAAAGGGCATATGACTAAATGTGACGGCTGTTATTCTCGCGTGAAAGACGGACAACAACCGATTTGTGTCGAATCTTGCCCGTTACGTGCATTAGATTTTGCACCGATTAAAGAGTTACGTGCGAAATACGGTGATCAAGCATCGATTGCGCCGTTACCATCAGCGGATTTAACCAAACCGAATTTAGTCATTAAAGCAAATAAACATGCTCGTCCAAGCGGCGATACAACGGGGTTTTTAGCCAACCCAAGGGAGGTGTAA
- a CDS encoding DmsC/YnfH family molybdoenzyme membrane anchor subunit: MNAGLHELPLVFFTVLAQTAVGFWLIFTFVMCKGTSPKSQSHLHKGLFVALVLLACGFIASVMHLGSPFRAFNSLNRIGSSMLSNEIASGALFFTLAGGYWLLTALSKISQGISKVWLVITAVVGVVFMYMMNNLYHLPTVPTWNNVITSWQFYLTVVLGGCALAVAVLKTNPHQDYQVKCSPWLYVLAVFCVAVVVIYQAFGLAHIHSSVQQAVNLVPDFAIMQVLRLCLLAVGAALIVKGRTLPLLSLAVLITLVAEMIGRVLFYGLHMTSGMAV, from the coding sequence ATGAATGCAGGATTACATGAGTTACCGCTTGTTTTCTTTACGGTTCTTGCCCAAACAGCGGTCGGATTTTGGCTGATTTTTACCTTTGTGATGTGTAAAGGTACAAGTCCGAAAAGCCAAAGCCATTTGCATAAAGGATTGTTTGTTGCATTGGTATTATTAGCTTGCGGCTTTATTGCTTCTGTTATGCACTTAGGATCTCCGTTTAGAGCGTTTAATTCGTTAAATCGTATCGGTTCATCGATGTTAAGTAATGAAATTGCCAGCGGTGCATTATTCTTCACCCTAGCCGGTGGATATTGGTTATTGACCGCATTGAGTAAAATATCGCAAGGGATAAGTAAAGTATGGTTGGTTATCACCGCGGTAGTCGGTGTAGTATTTATGTATATGATGAATAACCTTTATCATTTACCTACCGTACCAACTTGGAATAATGTGATTACCTCTTGGCAATTCTATTTAACTGTTGTGCTTGGTGGTTGTGCGTTAGCGGTGGCAGTATTAAAAACGAATCCGCATCAGGATTATCAAGTGAAATGTAGCCCTTGGTTATATGTGCTTGCCGTATTCTGTGTGGCGGTGGTTGTTATTTACCAAGCATTCGGATTAGCGCATATTCATAGTTCGGTACAACAAGCGGTTAATTTAGTACCGGATTTTGCCATTATGCAGGTGTTGCGCCTCTGCCTGTTAGCGGTGGGTGCGGCATTGATTGTAAAAGGTAGAACATTACCGTTACTTTCACTTGCAGTACTTATTACGTTAGTCGCTGAAATGATTGGTCGAGTATTATTCTACGGTTTACATATGACCTCAGGAATGGCGGTATAA
- the dmsD gene encoding Tat proofreading chaperone DmsD: MQNELQQWISISGRLLGSLFYYEPSDENVQSALHFFQQENWANEWGELTNESQIKQLIAQGLTQNLSEQYQRLFIGPEQLIAPPWSSVYLDPESVIFGNSLLDLRAFLRKHQIALTQNETEPEDHIGLMLLLAAYLVESKPELLPEYLSKHLLIWAGHYFDLVAQQTNFPFYQGLALLAQQTLKDWQQQLAIIVPQVSFYR, from the coding sequence ATGCAAAACGAATTACAACAATGGATTTCTATCAGCGGAAGATTATTAGGCTCGTTATTTTACTATGAACCGAGTGATGAAAATGTACAGTCGGCTTTGCATTTTTTTCAACAAGAAAATTGGGCAAATGAATGGGGAGAATTAACCAATGAATCCCAAATTAAGCAGTTAATTGCCCAAGGTTTAACCCAAAATTTATCAGAACAATATCAACGCCTTTTTATTGGACCGGAGCAACTTATTGCACCGCCGTGGAGTTCAGTCTATCTTGATCCCGAATCAGTTATTTTTGGTAATTCCTTATTGGATTTACGTGCTTTTTTACGCAAACACCAAATTGCGTTAACTCAGAACGAAACCGAGCCGGAAGATCACATCGGATTAATGTTATTACTTGCCGCTTATCTTGTTGAAAGTAAACCTGAATTATTACCGGAATATTTGAGTAAACATCTGCTTATTTGGGCGGGACATTATTTCGATTTAGTCGCCCAACAAACGAATTTCCCGTTCTATCAAGGTTTAGCGTTACTGGCTCAACAAACCTTAAAAGATTGGCAACAACAACTGGCAATTATTGTCCCTCAAGTTTCTTTTTACCGTTAA
- the napF gene encoding ferredoxin-type protein NapF, which translates to MLGKNKLPPLEITPRVFSRRELFTGFFRHTQVHQNQTRTENRPPFAAPEHLFQAACDGCGKCITACPMGVIDIRRQQAVLDLTFSACTLCGKCAENCPTQALHFSFKKDTELRPQFSDACLHTKGQPCDSCIQSCPQQAISPELNINHDFCNGCGECKQACFMAAVSLK; encoded by the coding sequence ATGTTAGGCAAAAACAAATTACCACCACTTGAAATTACACCGAGAGTTTTTTCTCGTCGGGAGTTATTTACTGGCTTTTTTCGTCACACGCAAGTTCATCAAAACCAAACTCGAACAGAAAACCGACCGCCTTTTGCCGCACCGGAACATTTATTCCAAGCGGCTTGTGACGGCTGTGGTAAATGTATCACGGCTTGCCCAATGGGGGTTATTGATATTCGTCGACAACAAGCGGTATTAGATTTAACTTTTTCCGCTTGCACGCTTTGTGGCAAATGTGCCGAAAACTGCCCAACCCAAGCCCTACACTTTTCTTTTAAAAAAGATACAGAACTTCGTCCCCAATTCTCAGATGCTTGTTTACACACAAAAGGACAGCCTTGCGATAGTTGTATCCAAAGTTGCCCTCAACAAGCGATTTCACCTGAACTCAATATTAATCACGACTTCTGCAACGGGTGCGGAGAGTGTAAACAAGCCTGTTTTATGGCGGCGGTGAGTTTGAAGTAA
- a CDS encoding PTS sugar transporter subunit IIA: MLKESLIENNSILLNQSAADWKTAIKLGTDVLEKSGAIEPRYYTSIIENIEKMGPYIILAPGLAMPHSRPEEGVIKTSFALVTLKEPIYFDGEDEPVSVFVTLAGSDSDKHMEGLMEITQVLDNPDSDTGVDLDKILRCQTKEDIYAVIDQALAG; the protein is encoded by the coding sequence ATGTTAAAAGAATCACTTATCGAAAATAATTCAATTCTTTTAAATCAAAGTGCGGCAGATTGGAAAACAGCTATCAAATTAGGTACGGATGTTTTAGAAAAATCAGGTGCGATTGAACCTCGTTATTACACCAGTATTATTGAAAATATTGAAAAAATGGGACCATATATCATTCTTGCACCGGGTCTTGCGATGCCACATTCTCGCCCGGAAGAAGGTGTTATTAAAACCTCGTTCGCCTTAGTAACCTTAAAAGAGCCTATTTATTTTGATGGAGAAGATGAGCCTGTTTCGGTATTTGTTACATTAGCCGGTAGTGATTCGGATAAACATATGGAAGGTTTAATGGAAATTACTCAAGTATTGGACAATCCGGATAGCGATACTGGGGTAGATTTAGATAAAATCTTACGTTGTCAGACTAAAGAAGATATTTATGCGGTGATTGATCAGGCATTAGCTGGTTAA